One window of Flavobacteriales bacterium genomic DNA carries:
- a CDS encoding DNA-directed RNA polymerase subunit omega, which produces MNPKYMNAARSTVTRNVNRLDPETGNLYESIVIISKRANQIAVEIKEELNEKLEEFAVTGENIEEIYENREQIEMSKQYERMPKPSAIAIEEMLEDRIVFRRPEEETASAG; this is translated from the coding sequence ATGAACCCGAAGTACATGAACGCCGCCAGGTCAACCGTCACGCGCAACGTGAACCGGTTGGACCCCGAGACAGGCAACCTCTATGAGAGCATCGTGATCATCAGCAAGCGCGCCAACCAGATCGCTGTGGAGATCAAGGAGGAGCTGAACGAGAAGTTGGAGGAGTTCGCCGTGACCGGTGAGAACATCGAGGAGATCTACGAGAACCGCGAGCAGATCGAGATGAGCAAGCAGTATGAGCGCATGCCGAAGCCGTCGGCCATCGCCATCGAGGAGATGCTCGAGGACCGAATCGTTTTCCGGCGCCCTGAAGAGGAGACGGCCTCCGCCGGGTAA
- the coaBC gene encoding bifunctional phosphopantothenoylcysteine decarboxylase/phosphopantothenate--cysteine ligase CoaBC, with amino-acid sequence MGAACVLPRKVLLGVTGGIAAYKAPLLVRALVKAGAEVQVVMTPAAHGFVSPLVLSTLSRRPALTEMTDRSDGSVTWNDHVHLARWADVLLIAPATANTLAKMAQGLCDDLLLACWLSAECPVFVAPAMDLEMYRSTATRANIALLKERGVQTIGPEEGELASGLSGEGRMTEPEDIVTRLADAVMGRSPLAGKTLLITAGPTHEAIDPVRFIGNSSSGKMGFALAEEAAARGAQVELITGPVGLEAHHPGIRRTDVVSAAQMAEAAKARFAACNVAILSAAVADWRPASVADAKMKKKDKLPSLALEATEDILAWMGGVKQKGQYLVGFALETDNERRNAEEKIDRKNLDLIVLNSLKDAGAGFGHDTNKVTLIDRGKKSTELPLMSKTEVARAILDRIEISLPHAK; translated from the coding sequence ATGGGTGCTGCATGCGTCCTTCCACGCAAGGTGCTGCTGGGCGTCACTGGCGGCATTGCCGCGTATAAGGCACCCCTGCTGGTACGCGCATTGGTGAAAGCCGGCGCGGAAGTGCAGGTGGTGATGACCCCCGCCGCGCACGGTTTTGTCTCGCCCTTGGTGCTTTCCACGTTGAGCCGGAGACCTGCGCTTACCGAAATGACGGACCGCAGCGATGGCTCCGTGACCTGGAACGACCATGTACACCTGGCGCGCTGGGCCGATGTCCTGCTGATCGCCCCGGCCACGGCGAACACCTTGGCGAAGATGGCCCAGGGCCTTTGCGACGACCTGCTGCTGGCCTGCTGGCTCAGCGCCGAATGCCCCGTTTTCGTCGCCCCCGCCATGGACCTGGAGATGTACCGCAGCACCGCGACCCGCGCCAACATCGCCCTGCTCAAGGAGCGCGGTGTGCAGACCATCGGGCCGGAAGAAGGCGAACTGGCCAGCGGCCTGAGCGGGGAGGGGCGCATGACCGAACCGGAGGACATCGTGACGCGCTTGGCGGATGCCGTAATGGGGCGCTCACCTTTGGCGGGGAAGACGCTGCTGATCACCGCCGGGCCGACGCACGAGGCCATCGACCCGGTGCGCTTCATCGGCAACAGCAGTTCGGGCAAGATGGGCTTCGCCCTAGCGGAAGAGGCCGCTGCGCGCGGTGCGCAGGTGGAACTGATCACCGGCCCCGTGGGCTTGGAAGCGCATCACCCAGGCATCCGCCGCACCGATGTTGTTTCTGCCGCACAGATGGCCGAGGCTGCCAAGGCGCGGTTTGCCGCATGCAACGTGGCGATCCTCAGCGCCGCCGTGGCCGATTGGCGACCCGCCTCCGTTGCTGATGCCAAGATGAAGAAGAAGGACAAGCTTCCGTCCTTGGCACTGGAAGCCACGGAGGACATCCTTGCCTGGATGGGAGGCGTCAAGCAGAAAGGCCAGTACTTGGTGGGCTTCGCCTTGGAGACCGACAACGAGCGCCGCAACGCCGAGGAGAAGATCGATCGCAAGAACCTCGACCTCATTGTGCTGAACTCCTTGAAGGACGCCGGTGCAGGCTTCGGCCACGACACCAATAAAGTGACCCTGATCGACCGTGGCAAGAAGTCCACGGAACTGCCGTTGATGTCAAAGACCGAAGTGGCCCGTGCCATCCTTGACCGGATCGAGATAAGTTTGCCCCATGCGAAGTAA
- a CDS encoding 3'-5' exonuclease — translation MDLLALDFETATNDPDSPCEMGLAIVRNGQVSEVRNWLIKPRQWPYFSPFTIAVHGIRPQDVANSPSFAEVWEEAMPLMQGNVVVAHNAAFDMNVLRSTLLSHRLPLPTFSYFCSVSLCRRVWPGHKGYGLRPMCDMHGIQFAHHRAGNDAEAAAKLVLCASRKAGVTNVDDLLKQSKLKCGGLSPQEHRTPGGKVTLLA, via the coding sequence ATGGATCTCCTCGCCCTCGACTTCGAGACCGCCACCAACGACCCGGACAGCCCCTGTGAAATGGGTCTGGCCATCGTGCGCAACGGCCAGGTCAGCGAGGTGCGAAACTGGCTGATCAAGCCGCGCCAATGGCCGTATTTCTCGCCGTTCACCATCGCGGTACATGGCATCCGTCCGCAGGATGTGGCCAATTCGCCAAGCTTCGCGGAAGTATGGGAAGAGGCCATGCCCTTGATGCAAGGCAACGTGGTGGTGGCCCACAACGCGGCCTTCGATATGAACGTCCTGCGCAGCACGCTGCTGAGCCACCGGCTGCCGCTGCCCACCTTCAGCTATTTCTGTAGCGTGAGCCTCTGTCGCCGGGTATGGCCGGGCCATAAAGGCTATGGGCTGAGACCGATGTGCGACATGCATGGGATCCAGTTTGCGCACCACCGCGCCGGGAACGATGCCGAGGCCGCTGCGAAACTGGTGTTGTGTGCCAGCCGGAAGGCCGGCGTTACCAACGTGGATGACCTGCTGAAGCAAAGCAAGTTGAAGTGCGGTGGATTAAGCCCGCAAGAGCATCGGACTCCGGGAGGGAAGGTGACTTTGCTTGCTTAG
- the rplT gene encoding 50S ribosomal protein L20 → MPRAKNKVASRARRKKVLKKAKGNFGRRKNVFTVAVNTVEKGYNHAYIGRKIKKRDFRALWIQRINAAVREHGMSYSVFMNKLKIAEITLDRKALAEIAFSDSEGFKAIVDKVK, encoded by the coding sequence ATGCCACGCGCAAAGAATAAAGTCGCCAGCCGCGCCCGCCGCAAAAAGGTCCTCAAGAAGGCCAAAGGCAATTTCGGCCGCAGAAAAAACGTGTTCACCGTTGCGGTGAACACCGTTGAGAAAGGATACAACCACGCCTACATCGGTCGCAAGATCAAGAAGCGCGACTTCCGCGCCCTTTGGATCCAGCGTATCAACGCCGCCGTCCGCGAGCACGGCATGTCGTACAGCGTCTTCATGAACAAGCTGAAGATCGCCGAGATCACCTTGGACCGCAAAGCCCTTGCCGAGATCGCCTTCAGCGATTCCGAAGGCTTCAAGGCCATTGTGGATAAAGTGAAATAG
- a CDS encoding DUF4835 family protein, producing the protein MRSKFLAIPLILAFTAAQAQEFNCKVSVIAPQIQSTPKRVFQSMETSITQLMNTRRWTALNFSPQERIDCNMLLTINEQSSADRFSASLQVIYSRPVYGSDYLSPVVDILDNNVQFTFLENTQIDFAPERFTNNLSSVVAFYAYFLLGVDGDTYSPMGGSDFYAQAQTVVSNAQNASESGWKAFEDQKNRYWLVDNQQQGAFRPLRQFLYDYHRNGFDEMSTDAAKGRKACAAAIETLKSVHQAKPSSYNLQVLFNGKYNELVDLFKGSDPQERAKVYNTLQIIDPGHINQYMEMMKGSR; encoded by the coding sequence ATGCGAAGTAAATTCCTTGCAATACCGCTCATTTTGGCCTTCACCGCCGCACAGGCGCAGGAGTTCAATTGCAAGGTGTCGGTGATCGCGCCGCAGATCCAGAGCACGCCCAAGCGCGTGTTCCAGAGCATGGAGACCAGCATCACCCAGTTGATGAACACGCGCCGCTGGACCGCCTTGAATTTCAGCCCGCAGGAACGTATCGACTGCAACATGCTCCTCACCATCAACGAGCAGAGTTCCGCGGACCGCTTCTCGGCCTCGCTGCAAGTGATCTACTCGCGGCCCGTTTACGGCTCCGATTACCTCAGCCCGGTGGTGGACATTCTGGACAACAACGTCCAGTTCACCTTTCTGGAGAACACGCAGATCGATTTCGCCCCCGAGCGCTTCACCAACAACCTTTCGTCCGTCGTGGCCTTCTATGCCTACTTTCTCTTGGGCGTGGACGGTGACACCTATTCGCCCATGGGCGGCAGCGATTTTTATGCCCAGGCCCAGACCGTGGTGAGCAATGCACAGAACGCGAGCGAATCCGGATGGAAGGCTTTCGAGGACCAGAAAAACCGCTATTGGTTGGTGGACAACCAGCAACAGGGCGCGTTCAGGCCGCTGCGCCAGTTCCTCTACGACTACCATCGCAACGGCTTCGATGAGATGTCCACGGACGCGGCCAAGGGCCGTAAAGCCTGCGCTGCCGCTATCGAGACGCTGAAGTCGGTTCATCAGGCGAAGCCCAGCAGCTACAACCTGCAGGTGCTCTTCAATGGCAAGTACAACGAGCTGGTGGACCTTTTCAAAGGCTCCGACCCGCAGGAGCGCGCCAAGGTGTACAATACGCTGCAGATCATCGACCCCGGGCACATCAACCAGTACATGGAGATGATGAAGGGCAGCCGGTAG
- the thrS gene encoding threonine--tRNA ligase produces the protein MKINVTLPDGTVREYEQGATAMDVALSISEGLARNVLSAKVNGEVREANRPLPGDCTVQLLTWKDDEGKATMWHSSAHLLAEAVEALYPGTKFGIGPPIENGFYYDIDLGDKVISDADFKAIEDKMKELASRKEVFARREVPKAEAIAYFKEKGDEYKLELIDGLEDGTISFYTQGNFTDLCRGPHLPDTSSIKAMKVLSVAGAYWRGDEKRKQLTRLYAITFPKQKELDEYLVLLEEAKKRDHRKLGKELDLFTFSEKVGAGLPLWLPKGAALRERLINFMKTAQEKSGYLQVATPHIALKQLYITSGHYEKYGQDSFQAIHTPHEGEEFMLKPMNCPHHCEIFASRPRSYKDLPLRLAEFGTVYRYEQSGELHGLTRVRGFTQDDAHLFCRPDQVKEEFMKVIDLVLLVFKALGLNDYEAQISLRDKVDRTKYIGSDENWEKAENAIIEAAAEKGLKTFIEYGEAAFYGPKLDFMVKDAIGRRWQLGTIQVDYNLPERFELEYTGSDNAKHRPVMIHRAPFGSLERFLAVVIEHTAGRFPLWLTPEQAIVLPISEKFNETAQQVAELLKECDIRAIIDERNEKIGRKIRDAEIAKTPFMLIIGEKEADAGTISVREQGQGDLGSMTPNEFEKLVKDRIQASLSAA, from the coding sequence ATGAAGATCAATGTGACCCTGCCGGACGGAACTGTCCGGGAATATGAGCAAGGTGCCACCGCCATGGACGTGGCCCTCAGCATCAGCGAAGGATTGGCGAGGAACGTGCTTTCCGCCAAGGTGAACGGCGAGGTGCGCGAAGCGAACCGCCCTTTGCCCGGCGATTGCACCGTGCAACTGCTCACTTGGAAGGACGACGAGGGCAAGGCCACGATGTGGCACAGTAGCGCGCACCTGCTGGCGGAAGCCGTGGAAGCACTTTATCCCGGCACCAAATTCGGGATCGGTCCGCCCATCGAGAACGGCTTTTACTACGACATCGACCTGGGCGACAAGGTGATCAGCGACGCTGACTTCAAGGCCATCGAGGACAAGATGAAGGAGTTGGCCTCTAGGAAGGAAGTCTTCGCCCGCCGCGAAGTGCCCAAGGCCGAGGCCATCGCCTACTTCAAGGAGAAGGGCGACGAATACAAGCTGGAGCTGATCGACGGCCTCGAGGACGGCACCATCAGCTTCTACACTCAAGGCAACTTCACCGACCTCTGCCGCGGGCCGCACCTGCCGGACACCTCGTCCATCAAAGCGATGAAGGTGCTCAGCGTGGCCGGGGCCTACTGGCGCGGCGATGAGAAGCGCAAGCAGCTCACCCGCCTTTACGCCATCACCTTCCCCAAGCAGAAGGAACTGGACGAATACCTCGTGCTGCTGGAGGAAGCCAAGAAGCGCGACCACCGCAAGCTCGGCAAGGAACTGGACCTGTTCACCTTCAGCGAGAAGGTGGGCGCCGGCCTTCCGCTGTGGCTGCCCAAGGGTGCAGCGCTGCGCGAGCGGCTCATCAACTTCATGAAGACCGCACAGGAGAAAAGCGGCTACCTGCAAGTGGCCACGCCGCACATCGCGTTGAAGCAGCTCTATATCACCAGCGGCCACTACGAGAAATACGGGCAGGACAGTTTCCAGGCCATCCATACCCCGCACGAAGGCGAGGAATTCATGCTGAAGCCCATGAACTGCCCGCACCACTGCGAGATCTTTGCCAGCCGCCCACGCAGCTACAAGGACCTCCCGTTGCGCCTCGCGGAATTCGGCACCGTCTACCGCTACGAGCAAAGCGGCGAATTGCACGGTCTTACCCGCGTACGGGGCTTCACGCAGGACGATGCCCACCTCTTCTGCCGCCCTGACCAGGTGAAGGAGGAGTTCATGAAGGTGATCGACCTCGTACTGTTGGTCTTCAAAGCCCTTGGCCTGAACGATTACGAGGCCCAGATCAGCCTGCGCGACAAAGTGGACCGCACGAAGTACATCGGCAGCGACGAGAACTGGGAAAAGGCGGAGAATGCCATCATCGAGGCTGCCGCCGAAAAAGGACTGAAGACCTTCATCGAATACGGGGAAGCCGCGTTCTACGGGCCGAAGCTGGACTTCATGGTGAAGGACGCCATAGGCCGCCGCTGGCAGTTAGGCACCATCCAGGTGGACTACAACTTGCCCGAGCGTTTCGAGCTGGAATACACCGGCAGCGACAATGCCAAGCACCGGCCGGTGATGATCCATCGCGCACCATTTGGCAGCTTGGAGCGTTTCTTAGCCGTAGTGATCGAGCATACCGCAGGCCGTTTCCCGCTTTGGTTGACGCCTGAGCAGGCCATAGTCCTACCGATCAGCGAAAAATTCAACGAAACGGCGCAACAAGTGGCTGAATTGCTGAAAGAATGCGATATTCGCGCCATCATTGACGAGAGGAACGAAAAGATCGGTCGCAAGATCCGCGACGCAGAAATAGCGAAGACGCCGTTCATGCTCATCATTGGCGAAAAAGAAGCCGACGCAGGGACCATCTCCGTGCGCGAGCAGGGCCAGGGCGACTTGGGATCCATGACCCCCAACGAATTCGAGAAGCTGGTGAAGGACCGCATCCAGGCCAGTCTTTCCGCAGCCTAG
- a CDS encoding DoxX family protein has product MLLNSDEVSFDIGALLLRLSAAGTLFWQHGWGKLLRFGELSSTFGDPIGVGHTVSLTLILFAEVICAALVLLGIWTRLSTIPVIIAMAVAAFMANGDQPFAKQELAFLYMMAFIAIFFIGSGKYSLGRLSFR; this is encoded by the coding sequence ATGCTCCTCAATTCCGACGAAGTCTCGTTCGACATCGGTGCTTTGCTTTTGCGCCTTTCGGCTGCCGGCACCTTGTTCTGGCAACACGGTTGGGGCAAGCTCCTGCGCTTCGGTGAGCTGTCCTCCACCTTCGGGGACCCGATCGGCGTGGGCCATACGGTCAGCCTCACGCTGATCCTCTTCGCCGAGGTGATCTGTGCAGCGTTGGTACTGTTGGGCATCTGGACGCGGCTGTCCACCATCCCGGTGATCATCGCCATGGCCGTGGCCGCCTTCATGGCGAACGGGGATCAGCCCTTTGCCAAGCAGGAGCTTGCTTTCCTGTACATGATGGCCTTTATCGCCATCTTCTTCATCGGGAGCGGAAAGTACAGCCTCGGCCGGCTGAGCTTCCGGTAG
- a CDS encoding translation initiation factor IF-3 produces MAKRPPFRPLGPRPPRPAGGRRPRGRVVREDPHRINDRIYGVPEVRVVGDDIEQGIYPIEQALKMAEEKGLDLVEISASADPPVCRIIEYKKFLYDLKKKQKEIKAKQAVIEMKEIRFGPNTDEHDLNFKLKHARRFLEEGHKVKAFVFFKGRTIVFKERGEILLLKFAQELEDIGVVESMPKLEGKRMMMYLIPKKKK; encoded by the coding sequence TTGGCAAAACGACCCCCCTTCCGTCCCTTGGGCCCACGCCCACCTCGCCCCGCAGGCGGCCGCCGTCCGCGCGGCCGCGTAGTCCGCGAAGACCCGCACCGCATCAATGACCGCATCTACGGGGTTCCCGAGGTGCGCGTAGTTGGCGATGACATAGAGCAGGGCATCTACCCCATTGAACAGGCCCTGAAAATGGCCGAGGAAAAAGGCTTGGACCTGGTGGAGATCAGCGCCAGCGCCGATCCGCCCGTGTGCCGGATCATCGAGTACAAAAAGTTCCTGTACGACCTCAAGAAGAAGCAGAAGGAGATCAAGGCCAAGCAGGCCGTGATCGAGATGAAGGAGATCCGCTTCGGCCCCAACACGGACGAACACGACCTCAACTTCAAGCTCAAACACGCCCGCCGCTTCCTGGAGGAAGGCCACAAGGTGAAGGCGTTCGTCTTCTTCAAGGGCCGCACCATCGTCTTCAAGGAGCGCGGCGAGATCCTGCTGCTGAAGTTCGCCCAAGAGTTGGAGGACATCGGCGTGGTGGAGAGCATGCCCAAGCTGGAAGGCAAGCGGATGATGATGTACTTGATCCCGAAGAAGAAGAAGTAA
- a CDS encoding aminotransferase class I/II-fold pyridoxal phosphate-dependent enzyme, with the protein MNDIFDKIRKDAGPIGRHAKQAHGYFAFPKLEGELGAHMQFRGKEVLVWSLNNYLGLANHPEVRKVDAQAAKDWGLAYPMGARMMSGQTKYHEQLEDQLSDFMQKEDTFLLNFGYQGCMSCIDALLGRHDVLVFDSESHACMMDGARLHAGRRFMFQHNDMASLDKQLEHARKVAEQSGGGILVMTEGVFGMAGDQGKLKEIAERKKKYNFRLFVDDAHGFGQMGEHGRGTGDHQGVQDQIDIYFGTFAKSMASIGAFISGPEDVIMFMRYNMRSQMFAKSLPMPIVIGAIKRLEMMLTMPELGEKLWEITNALQSGLKEAGLDIGTTNSCVTPVYMKGGVPEATNVVVDLRENHGIFCSIVVYPVIPKGEILLRLIPTAAHSLEDVKRTIESFKTVSAKLTAGEYASEKIATF; encoded by the coding sequence ATGAACGACATATTCGACAAGATCCGCAAGGACGCCGGGCCCATCGGCCGCCACGCCAAACAAGCCCATGGCTATTTCGCATTCCCCAAGTTGGAGGGCGAACTGGGCGCACACATGCAATTCCGGGGCAAGGAAGTGCTGGTATGGAGCCTGAACAATTACCTGGGCCTCGCCAACCATCCCGAAGTACGGAAGGTGGACGCACAAGCAGCCAAGGATTGGGGCCTCGCCTACCCGATGGGCGCACGCATGATGAGCGGTCAGACCAAGTACCATGAGCAGTTGGAGGACCAGCTGAGCGATTTCATGCAAAAGGAGGACACCTTCCTGCTGAACTTCGGCTACCAAGGCTGTATGAGCTGCATCGACGCCCTGCTTGGCCGCCACGACGTGCTGGTGTTCGACAGCGAAAGCCACGCCTGCATGATGGACGGTGCCCGGCTGCACGCCGGCAGGCGCTTCATGTTCCAGCATAACGACATGGCCAGCTTGGACAAGCAACTGGAGCATGCCCGCAAGGTGGCTGAACAAAGCGGTGGCGGCATTCTGGTGATGACAGAGGGCGTGTTCGGCATGGCCGGCGACCAAGGCAAGCTGAAGGAGATCGCCGAGCGCAAGAAGAAGTACAACTTCCGCCTTTTCGTGGACGATGCGCACGGCTTCGGCCAGATGGGCGAGCACGGGCGCGGCACCGGGGACCACCAGGGCGTGCAGGACCAGATCGACATCTACTTCGGCACCTTCGCCAAGAGCATGGCCAGCATCGGTGCCTTCATCAGCGGACCCGAGGATGTGATCATGTTCATGCGCTACAACATGCGCAGCCAGATGTTCGCGAAGAGCCTGCCCATGCCCATCGTCATCGGCGCGATCAAGCGCTTGGAGATGATGCTTACCATGCCGGAGCTGGGCGAAAAACTGTGGGAGATCACCAACGCCCTTCAAAGCGGATTGAAGGAAGCGGGGCTGGACATCGGCACGACCAACAGCTGTGTAACACCCGTATACATGAAGGGCGGTGTGCCCGAAGCCACCAATGTGGTGGTCGACCTGCGCGAGAACCACGGTATTTTCTGCAGCATTGTGGTATACCCGGTGATCCCGAAAGGCGAGATCCTGCTACGCCTGATCCCCACCGCCGCGCACTCCTTGGAGGATGTGAAGCGGACCATCGAGAGCTTCAAGACGGTAAGCGCGAAGTTGACCGCCGGGGAATACGCGTCGGAGAAGATCGCGACCTTTTAA
- the recN gene encoding DNA repair protein RecN has protein sequence MLRRLSIRNYLLIEQLELDLGAGLTVITGETGSGKSIVIGALGLAMGDRAEGNLPRDPAKRCVIELEVDAESGATFVEAWCHSNNVPQETPMILRRQLEPGGRSRAFVNDTPVRLEQLRELGEGLVHIHSQHHTLLLNTPAFQLGLLDHFIGHGPAVKTYAERYHSWRKAKEALDAAREQEAQAQSERDYLQFQFEELDAARLVAGEQPELEQALARADHAEELVTALRGMEEGVSGDRAIAAQLSAIKQNAAKAGRLDPAVNALVERLQSASIELKDIAEEAGQLAEHISINPKEADRLRERSDLLSRLQHKHRVDGVDALIALHDELGERISRIGSLAESVKELERNVSALQSEVLRLAEAVSAKRTKATVPLAEQVTAILQDLGMPHAAFRFKLERTEPGATGIDSIRALFSANKDRAPEPLDKVASGGELGRVMLALISLAAASKELPTVIFDEIDTGVSGETANRIGVLLARMARQRQVLAISHLPQIASKADTHLLVTKDHEAEQVQSDIRPLDAKERVEALARMLSGKKTTKAAIENAKELLKGKE, from the coding sequence ATGTTGCGCCGCCTTTCCATCCGTAATTACTTGCTGATCGAGCAATTGGAACTCGACCTTGGCGCTGGCCTCACCGTGATCACCGGCGAGACCGGCAGCGGTAAAAGCATCGTGATCGGTGCCTTGGGTCTGGCCATGGGCGACAGGGCGGAGGGCAACCTGCCGCGCGATCCGGCCAAGCGCTGCGTGATCGAGCTGGAAGTGGACGCGGAGTCCGGTGCCACCTTCGTGGAAGCATGGTGCCACAGTAACAATGTGCCACAGGAAACGCCGATGATCCTGCGGCGGCAATTGGAGCCGGGCGGCCGCTCACGTGCTTTCGTGAATGATACGCCGGTGCGCTTGGAACAGCTTCGCGAACTGGGTGAAGGACTGGTGCATATCCACAGCCAGCACCACACGCTGCTACTGAATACCCCGGCGTTCCAACTGGGGCTGTTAGACCATTTCATCGGCCACGGCCCGGCGGTGAAGACGTACGCTGAACGCTACCATTCTTGGAGAAAAGCCAAGGAAGCGCTGGACGCAGCCCGCGAACAAGAAGCACAGGCGCAAAGCGAACGCGACTACCTCCAGTTCCAGTTCGAGGAACTTGATGCTGCGCGCTTGGTCGCAGGGGAACAGCCGGAGCTGGAACAAGCCTTGGCCCGCGCCGACCATGCCGAGGAATTAGTGACGGCACTGCGAGGCATGGAGGAAGGCGTCAGCGGCGATCGTGCCATTGCGGCACAGTTGTCCGCCATCAAGCAGAACGCAGCCAAAGCCGGACGGTTGGATCCTGCCGTGAATGCACTGGTGGAGCGGTTGCAAAGTGCATCCATCGAACTGAAGGACATCGCCGAGGAAGCGGGGCAATTAGCGGAACATATTTCGATCAACCCCAAGGAAGCGGACCGCCTGCGTGAGCGCTCGGACCTGCTTTCCCGCCTGCAGCACAAGCACCGCGTGGACGGTGTCGATGCCTTGATCGCCTTGCACGATGAACTGGGCGAGCGCATTTCCCGCATCGGCTCATTGGCCGAAAGCGTGAAGGAACTGGAACGGAACGTAAGTGCCTTGCAGTCCGAGGTGTTGAGGCTGGCGGAAGCCGTCAGTGCCAAGCGGACCAAGGCCACGGTGCCGTTGGCGGAGCAGGTCACGGCGATCTTGCAGGACCTCGGAATGCCTCATGCTGCATTCCGGTTCAAGCTGGAACGCACGGAACCCGGTGCGACCGGCATCGATAGCATCCGCGCCCTGTTCTCGGCCAATAAGGACCGTGCGCCCGAACCCTTGGACAAGGTGGCCAGCGGCGGCGAACTCGGCCGCGTCATGCTCGCCTTGATCAGCTTGGCAGCGGCCAGCAAGGAACTGCCCACGGTGATCTTCGACGAGATCGACACCGGCGTCAGCGGCGAGACGGCCAACCGTATCGGCGTATTACTGGCCCGCATGGCCCGTCAGCGCCAAGTGCTGGCCATCAGCCACCTGCCGCAGATCGCCAGCAAGGCCGATACTCACCTTTTGGTCACCAAGGACCACGAGGCTGAGCAGGTGCAGAGCGATATCCGTCCGCTGGACGCGAAGGAGCGTGTGGAGGCCCTGGCCCGGATGCTCAGTGGCAAGAAGACCACCAAAGCCGCGATAGAGAACGCCAAGGAGTTGCTGAAGGGGAAGGAGTGA
- the rpmI gene encoding 50S ribosomal protein L35 has product MPKMKSKSGAKKRFKLTGTGKVKRKHAYHNHILTKKHKKRKRNLQKTTLVHSHDEKAILLLLK; this is encoded by the coding sequence ATGCCGAAGATGAAGTCGAAGTCCGGTGCCAAGAAGCGGTTCAAGCTTACGGGCACGGGCAAAGTGAAGCGCAAGCACGCGTATCACAACCACATTCTTACCAAGAAGCACAAGAAGCGGAAGCGCAACTTGCAGAAGACCACGTTGGTGCACAGCCACGACGAGAAGGCTATCCTGCTGCTCCTGAAGTAA
- the bamD gene encoding outer membrane protein assembly factor BamD: protein MRVPLLFTVIIALLLGSCSEFSKAVKSTDVQYKYRTAVKYMEKPDYDRAMPLLEELLSLTRGDTLYEQVSYYYAKGHFGQKDYIMASYYLGNFAKTFRNSVHAEECSFLAAFCHYKESPEFELDQTDTQMAIDKLELFMVRYPDTELKDSCNTLIDGLRVKLEKKDFYGARQYLRTRYYRSASEAMQGFLRKWPNSSYREEALFSVLQADHDLAVNSVEDRKTERIEAGIRSFNTFADAFPQSARLPQARALLRDLTSQQKRSQRTPNP from the coding sequence ATGCGCGTCCCCCTCCTTTTTACCGTGATCATTGCCTTGTTGCTCGGGTCTTGCAGCGAATTCAGCAAGGCGGTGAAGAGCACCGATGTGCAGTACAAATACCGCACGGCCGTGAAATACATGGAGAAGCCGGACTATGACCGGGCCATGCCACTGCTGGAGGAACTGCTCAGCCTCACCCGGGGAGACACCCTCTATGAGCAGGTGAGCTACTACTATGCCAAGGGCCATTTCGGCCAGAAGGACTACATCATGGCCAGCTATTACCTCGGGAATTTCGCCAAGACCTTCCGGAACAGCGTCCATGCCGAGGAATGCAGCTTCTTGGCCGCCTTTTGCCACTATAAGGAATCGCCGGAGTTCGAACTTGACCAGACGGACACGCAGATGGCCATCGACAAGCTGGAGCTGTTCATGGTGCGCTATCCGGACACGGAGTTGAAGGATTCCTGCAACACGCTCATCGACGGGCTGCGGGTGAAGCTGGAGAAGAAGGACTTCTACGGGGCACGCCAATACCTGCGCACCCGGTACTATCGTTCCGCCAGCGAGGCCATGCAGGGTTTCCTGCGGAAATGGCCCAATTCCAGTTATCGGGAAGAAGCCCTTTTCAGCGTTCTTCAGGCCGACCATGACCTGGCCGTGAACAGTGTGGAGGACCGTAAAACGGAGCGGATCGAGGCCGGTATCCGATCATTCAATACCTTCGCGGACGCTTTTCCCCAAAGCGCACGCCTTCCACAGGCCCGTGCGCTGCTCCGGGACCTTACCTCCCAGCAAAAACGATCGCAACGCACTCCGAACCCATGA